In a single window of the Solanum stenotomum isolate F172 unplaced genomic scaffold, ASM1918654v1 scaffold35468, whole genome shotgun sequence genome:
- the LOC125852474 gene encoding uncharacterized protein LOC125852474 produces the protein MAIFHQCSNNMLLFILWIFSMLSISANSHPNWHNKKHHTLGNWINHGGDLYNQRYAYGEKKISLMSASKLRLKWEFKAGKDITATPAIFDGILYFPSWNGNIYAVRGEDGVVVWKKSLKELTGINGSFNSSSLPNVTSIVARATPSVVFDKDLLIVGVYGPSLVLGLKRSNGNLVWSTKLDHHPASVVTMSGTYYKGAFYVGTSSLEEGAEIDKCCYFRGSFLKLDVETGKILWKTFMLPENGGKIGGYSGAAVWGSSPSIDSRRNHVYIATGNLYSVPKRIEDCQKEQNQQNHTNPTQPDKCIEPENHSDSIMALDLDSGEIEWYKQLGGYDVWFVACANSTNPNCPIGPSPDYDFGEAPMMLSVVVNGRKKVDIVAAVQKSGIAWALKRDNGKLFWTTVSEEQFLSINLR, from the exons ATGGCAATATTCCATCAATGTTCCAACAATATGCTTCTATTTATATTATGGATTTTCTCCATGCTTTCAATTAGTGCCAATTCTCATCCAAAT tGGCATAACAAGAAGCATCACACATTAGGAAATTGGATAAACCATGGTGGTGATTTGTACAATCAAAGATATGCTTatggagaaaagaaaattagCCTTATGAGTGCTTCAAAGTTGAGGTTAAAATGGGAATTTAAAGCTGGAAAAGATATAACGGCGACTCCAGCAATATTTGAtggaatattatattttcctagTTGGAATGGTAATATATACGCAGTTAGAGGTGAAGATGGAGTTGTCGTTTGGAAAAAAAGTTTGAAAGAGTTGACTGGAATTAATGGGAGTTTTAATTCATCTTCATTGCCTAATGTGACAAGTATAGTGGCTAGAGCAACACCAAGTGTTGTGTTTGATAAGGATTTGTTGATTGTTGGTGTTTATGGACCAAGTTTGGTACTTGGATTGAAAAGAAGTAATGGAAATCTTGTTTGGAGTACAAAATTGGATCATCATCCTGCTAGTGTTGTTACTATGTCTGGGACTTACTACAAGGG AGCATTTTACGTCGGAACTTCATCGCTAGAAGAAGGAGCTGAAATCGATAAATGTTGTTACTTTCGCGGTAGCTTCCTCAAGTTAGATGTCGAAACCGGAAAAATTCTATGGAAAACCTTCATGTTGCCGGAGAACGGCGGAAAAATCGGCGGTTATTCCGGCGCTGCCGTATGGGGAAGTAGCCCATCCATCGATTCCCGGCGAAATCATGTCTATATCGCTACCGGAAACCTCTACTCCGTTCCCAAACGCATTGAGGATTGCCAAAAGGAGCAGAATCAACAGAACCATACAAATCCGACCCAACCTGATAAGTGCATCGAGCCAGAGAACCATTCCGACTCGATTATGGCATTGGATCTAGATTCCGGTGAGATCGAATGGTATAAACAGCTTGGAGGATATGATGTGTGGTTTGTTGCGTGTGCGAATTCGACAAACCCTAATTGCCCGATTGGCCCAAGCCCGGATTATGATTTTGGGGAAGCTCCGATGATGCTTAGCGTGGTTGTTAATGGAAGGAAGAAGGTAGACATTGTAGCAGCTGTGCAGAAGAGTGGAATTGCTTGGGCATTGAAGCGTGACAATGGCAAACTCTTCTGGACTACGGTAAGTGAAGAACAATTTTTATCTATCAACTTGCGT